The DNA window ATTATGAAGGGGGAATGATGTTTTTCCATGCTGTCAACAAAAATAATATCGTCGCACTTGCATTAATATTGAGCATTGTCATTTTCTTTTTATCTGCCAGTAACAGTAAGTTGAGTATTATCGATTATGCAGATAAACATTGTCAGAAGAATACTGCTTGTCTGATTGATATGAATAAAATCGCATCCTTTGACTGGGATAAAATGTATATCCTGGATAAGGGAATGGATCATAAAGATATTGAGGATATCATTGGGGCTGCATTTACAGGAAAGGCCAGCCTTTTTTATAAAATTATCTTTGTCAGAAATCAACGAGTAGTTTATGAAGATGAGTATGACCCCTATGTAAAATCTTATGAGAAAAAATTTCTGAAACCGGATTTTCAGTATCCTTATGATGGGAAAGGAAATTATTTAAATTATTACGTCATCTCTAAGGATAACGCGATTCTTTCAATGAAAATTGAAAAGAAGCCTCCTGCAAGTGATAAAGTTTATTACAAGTTATCTCCTTCCAATCCACAGCAGGTTAAGGAAAAAAACTTGTAAATATATTCAGTTATTGGTTGGTGCTTCAGTGCAGTCCTATTATTTCTTTTTGGTCTGCACTTTTTTAGTTTTATTCTTTGTTTTGTATTCAGAGCGGGAGCGTGAACTTTTTGAGGAGTGAACTTTATTTGATGGAATATCAGAAACCGAATTACTTTGATGTACTGGAGGTTGTTCTTGCGGGTTTTTTAAACGTCTTTCCCATTCACAAGTTGCATTGAGGCTTTCCAGCGTTCGGGTTAACCCGGTAATTAATCTTTTATCCTTATCATTTTTTGCATACTTAAGTTGTTTTTCTAATGTTTTCTTTTTTTCCTCACATCCAGCTTTACTGGGGGTTGCATAGGCAATACTCATACTGAAAACGATCAATACAGATAAGATCATAATCTTCGACTTCATGAATTATCCTAATATGGTTTTAAGTAATTATCCAAAATTTTATATGCTGATCTGGATTTGATCCTGAAAATTCGACCATCGTTACAACCGACAGGGGAGGATGAAGGCTTTTATCTTTTTTTTCGAGAATGAGGCATAATGCTTTTTTGTTGCCTGATTGGCATCAGGCAAGTTACCAATATTTCTCTCCTGGGGTTTGAAAATCGAATGCTAAGTTATCGTCACAGTTTCCATGCGGGCAATCACGCTGATGTGCTTAAACACACTGTACAAAGCCTGATCATTGAATCGCTTAAGACAAAAGAGAAGCCTTTTCTTTATTTGGATACTCATTCAGGCGCGGGTCGTTATCAATTAAGTGGAGAGCATGCCGAGCGTACGGGTGAGTATCTGGAAGGTATTGCTCGTATCTGGCAACGTGATGATATTCCTGAAGAGTTAAGCGCTTATATGAGAGTTGTTAAGGCGCTGAATCAGAATGGTGTTCTGCGTTACTACCCTGGTTCTCCGTTGATTGCCCGTCATTTATTACGGGAAAACGATGAGCTTAATCTGAGTGAACTGCATTCAAGCGATTTTTCTTTATTACGCAGCGAGTTTTCCCGTGACAGGCGTGCTCGTGTTGTGCGTGAAGATGGTTATCAGCAATTGAAATCAAAATTACCTCCTAAAACTCGTCGTGGATTGGTGCTGATCGATCCATCTTATGAATTGAAATCAGATTATCAGAGTGTCGTTAAAGGTATTTTGGAAGGGTACAAACGCTTTGCGACGGGAACTTATGCGTTGTGGTATCCGGTTGTGCTTCGTCAGCGGATTAAGCGTCTGGTTAAAGAACTAGAGGCGACGGGGATCCGTAATATCTTGAAGATTGAATTCGGTGTGCGTCCAGACAGTGATCAGCGTGGTATGACAGCATCCGGCATGATTGTTATCAACCCACCATGGAAGTTGGAACAGCAGATGCGGTCTGTTCTGCCATGGCTGCATCAGGTACTGGTTCCTGAAGGTACGGGGCATACTTTAGTAGAGTGGATTGTGCCGGAATAAGGTGTCATTGGTTTGATAGCTCTGGCCTATGACAATGAGAGCCAGAATCGTCATGCACAGTGATAACTTTTTGTAATAATATGATTTGCGCTTAAATTGTAGTCGGTAAGTTAATTGATTAGACGGAAGTGCCTAAGATGAGTAAACATTACGATTATATTGCAATTGGTGGTGGCAGTGGTGGTATCGCCTCCGTTAACCGTGCAGCCATGTATGGGCAGAAATGCGCCCTGATTGAAGCAAAAGCATTAGGTGGAACATGTGTTAATGTGGGGTGTGTGCCGAAAAAAGTGATGTGGCACGCCGCGCAGATTGCGGAATCTATTCATCAATATGGCTCTGATTACGGTTTTGATACAACAGTAAATCATTTTGACTGGAAGAAATTGATTGCCAGCCGTTCTTCCTATATCGATCGTATTCATATGTCGTATGAACGTGTGTTGGGTAACAATAAAGTGGATGTTATTCAGGGATTCGCACGTTTTGTTGATGCAAAGACAATTGAAGTAAATGGCGAAAAAATTACGGCTGATCATATCTTGATTGCGACGGGTGGTCGTCCAATGTTCCCTGCTATTTCCGGTGCGGAGTATGGTATTGATTCAAATGGTTTCTTTGAACTGGATGAAATGCCAAAACGTGTTGCAGTCGTAGGTGCAGGCTATATCGCTGTGGAAATTGCGGGTGTTTTAAATGCATTGGGAAGTGAAACCCATCTTTTTGTTCGTAAACATGCGCCATTACGTTCTTTCGATCCGTTGATTGTCGATACGTTGTTGGAAGTTATCAAAAATGAAGGGCCGACATTGCATACGGAAGCGATACCGAAAGCGGTGATTAAAAACGCTGATGGCAGTTTGACGCTGCAACTGCAGGATGGCCGGGTACAGACAGTTGATACGCTGATTTGGGCGATTGGACGTGAGCCAGTGACGGATAATCTGAATCTGGCGGCAGCAGGTGTTGAGCTGAATGAGCGAGGGTGCATTCAGGTCGATAAATACCAGAATACGAATGTGAAAGGTATTTATGCCGTGGGTGATAACACGGGAGCGGTGGAACTGACGCCGGTTGCGGTTGCAGCAGGTCGTCGTTTATCGGAACGCCTGTTTAACAATAAGCCGGAAGAACATTTGGATTATACCAATGTGCCAACAGTC is part of the Xenorhabdus cabanillasii genome and encodes:
- a CDS encoding DUF1090 family protein — its product is MILSVLIVFSMSIAYATPSKAGCEEKKKTLEKQLKYAKNDKDKRLITGLTRTLESLNATCEWERRLKNPQEQPPVHQSNSVSDIPSNKVHSSKSSRSRSEYKTKNKTKKVQTKKK
- a CDS encoding 23S rRNA (adenine(2030)-N(6))-methyltransferase RlmJ, which encodes MLSYRHSFHAGNHADVLKHTVQSLIIESLKTKEKPFLYLDTHSGAGRYQLSGEHAERTGEYLEGIARIWQRDDIPEELSAYMRVVKALNQNGVLRYYPGSPLIARHLLRENDELNLSELHSSDFSLLRSEFSRDRRARVVREDGYQQLKSKLPPKTRRGLVLIDPSYELKSDYQSVVKGILEGYKRFATGTYALWYPVVLRQRIKRLVKELEATGIRNILKIEFGVRPDSDQRGMTASGMIVINPPWKLEQQMRSVLPWLHQVLVPEGTGHTLVEWIVPE
- the gorA gene encoding glutathione-disulfide reductase, whose translation is MSKHYDYIAIGGGSGGIASVNRAAMYGQKCALIEAKALGGTCVNVGCVPKKVMWHAAQIAESIHQYGSDYGFDTTVNHFDWKKLIASRSSYIDRIHMSYERVLGNNKVDVIQGFARFVDAKTIEVNGEKITADHILIATGGRPMFPAISGAEYGIDSNGFFELDEMPKRVAVVGAGYIAVEIAGVLNALGSETHLFVRKHAPLRSFDPLIVDTLLEVIKNEGPTLHTEAIPKAVIKNADGSLTLQLQDGRVQTVDTLIWAIGREPVTDNLNLAAAGVELNERGCIQVDKYQNTNVKGIYAVGDNTGAVELTPVAVAAGRRLSERLFNNKPEEHLDYTNVPTVVFSHPPIGTVGLTEPQAREQYGDGQVKVYTSSFTAMYTAVTRYRQPCRMKLVCVGKDEKIAGIHGIGFGMDEILQGFAVALKMGATKKDFDNTVAIHPTAAEEFVTMR